The following are encoded together in the Lathyrus oleraceus cultivar Zhongwan6 chromosome 3, CAAS_Psat_ZW6_1.0, whole genome shotgun sequence genome:
- the LOC127132651 gene encoding uncharacterized protein LOC127132651 has protein sequence MICPVCDEKFGEDVIRTVKNSSFEITHSPALNMGKKPALRGNKHDRMFGSALYEHDMTNAPDVTAAKSFVGADAPNTGGNEGNEQDVEERSKRAAYFQELFMSALFSE, from the exons ATG ATTTGTCCCGTTTGTGATGAAAAGTTTGGGGAGGATGTGATAAGGACTGTAAAGAATTCAAGCTTTGAAATTACGCATTCG CCTGCTCTGAATATGGGAAAAAAACCTGCTCTACGGGGAAACAAACATGACAGAATGTTTGGTTCAGCTTTGTATGAACATGACATGACCAATGCCCCTGATGTTACTGCTGCAAAAAG CTTTGTGGGGGCAGATGCACCGAATACTGGCGGCAATGAAGGCAATGAACAGGATGTTGAAGAGAGAAGTAAGAGGGCTGCATATTTTCAAGAGTTGTTTATGTCAGCTTTATTCTCAGAATGA
- the LOC127129749 gene encoding ribonuclease 3-like protein 2 codes for MVVKIYSIELILWQIIRGVLEPIVTLQDLEQKPQPVTMLYEICQKNGKKVDIEQQRNGAKSTANVYVDGELVASASSDQKDIARLEAAKAALHKLERLLPATTMIRDCYVGIDGTFEVEAAKQKLYAICGIKEWPKPVYSIVKDEGTPQDKKFVTAVQIATPSATLQMSGDEKSRVMDAENSATSLMIRALQQHKYV; via the exons ATGGTTGTAAAAATTTACAGCATTGAGTTGATTCTG TGGCAGATAATAAGAGGTGTTTTGGAGCCGATAGTTACTTTGCAAGATCTGGAACAAAAACCGCAACCGGTGACAATGCTTTACGAGATCTGCCAAAAGAATGGTAAAAAAGTTGACATAGAACAACAGAGAAATGGTGCCAAAAGCACGGCCAATGTCTATGTTGACGGAGAGTTGGTTGCATCCGCTTCCTCAGACCAAAAGGATATTGCAAGGCTTGAAGCTGCCAAGGCTGCCTTGCATAAACTAGAACGCTTACTGCCTGCCACTACCATGATACGTGACTGTTATGTCGGCATTGATGGTACCTTTGAAGTTGAAGCTGCAAAGCAGAAGTTATATGCAATTTGTGGGATAAAAGAGTGGCCTAAACCAGTATACAG CATTGTGAAAGATGAAGGTACTCCTCAAGATAAGAAATTTGTCACTGCTGTACAAATAGCTACTCCATCTGCCACACTCCAAATGTCTGGAGATGAGAAATCTCGGGTGATGGATGCAGAGAACTCTGCAACTTCTTTGATGATTCGGGCCTTACAACAACACAAGTATGTGTGA
- the LOC127132652 gene encoding probable pectinesterase/pectinesterase inhibitor 41, which yields MASKLCNPLSIFLILLFASIAFSDTISPNPITSTSPGTACKSTPDPTYCRSVLPPQNGNVYDYARFSVKKSLSQSRKFSNLINIYLQRRSTLSTTAIRALQDCQSLSDLNFDFLSSSFQTVNRTTKFLPNLQADNIQTLLSAILTNQQTCLDGLKDISSTNGLTIPISNDTKLYSVSLAFFTKGWVPRTKPKTAFHNNLHPAFRNGRLPLKMSSKTRAIYESVSRRKLLQSDQVGENVVVRDIVTVSQDGSGNFTTINDAIAAAPNKSVSTDGYFLIYVTAGVYEEYVSIDKKKTYLMMIGDGINKTIITGNHSVVDGWTTFGSPTLAVVGQGFVGVNMTIRNTAGAIKHQAVAVRNGADLSTFYSCSFEGYQDTLYTHSLRQFYRECDIYGTVDFIFGNAKVVFQNCNLYPRLPMTGQFNAITAQGRTDPNQDTGTSIHNCTIKASDDLASSNGTVSTYLGRPWKEYSRTVYMQTFMDNVVDNSGWRAWDGEFALSTLYYAEFNNTGPGSNTDGRVTWQGYHVINATDAANFTVSNFLLGDNWLPQTGVSYANNLITN from the exons ATGGCTTCCAAATTATGTAATCCTCTCTCAATATTTCTCATTCTCTTATTTGCTTCTATAGCATTCTCAGACACCATTAGTCCAAATCCAATAACATCTACCTCGCCCGGAACCGCATGCAAATCGACCCCGGACCCAACGTATTGCAGATCCGTTCTCCCTCCTCAAAACGGAAACGTTTACGATTACGCGCGATTCTCCGTCAAAAAATCACTATCGCAGTCCCGAAAATTCTCAAACCTAATCAACATATATCTCCAGCGTCGCTCCACGCTCTCCACCACTGCTATACGCGCCCTCCAGGACTGCCAATCGCTCAGCGACCTCAACTTCGATTTTCTTTCGAGTTCTTTTCAAACCGTTAACCGAACGACAAAGTTTCTTCCAAATTTACAAGCTGACAACATCCAAACACTACTTAGTGCCATTCTAACCAACCAACAAACATGTTTAGATGGTCTTAAAGACATTTCTTCCACGAATGGACTCACAATTCCAATTTCTAACGACACAAAACTCTATAGTGTCTCTCTCGCTTTCTTCACGAAAGGTTGGGTTCCAAGAACCAAACCAAAAACCGCGTTTCATAATAACCTGCATCCCGCTTTTCGTAACGGACGTTTACCGCTTAAAATGTCGAGCAAAACACGCGCGATTTATGAATCCGTTAGTCGGAGAAAGCTTCTTCAGAGTGATCAAGTTGGCGAGAATGTTGTGGTGAGAGATATTGTGACGGTTAGTCAAGACGGAAGTGGAAATTTCACAACTATCAATGATGCTATTGCTGCAGCTCCAAATAAATCTGTTTCTACTGATGGATATTTCTTGATCTATGTTACCGCTGGTGTTTATGAAGAATATGTTTCTATTGATAAGAAAAAGACTTATTTGATGATGATCGGAGATGGTATCAACAAGACTATCATCACCGGAAATCATAGCGTTGTCGATGGCTGGACCACATTCGGCTCCCCAACTTTAG CTGTGGTTGGGCAAGGATTCGTCGGTGTTAACATGACGATCCGTAACACCGCCGGCGCGATAAAGCACCAAGCAGTAGCGGTTCGTAACGGAGCAGATTTATCAACCTTCTACAGTTGCAGTTTCGAAGGCTACCAAGACACATTATACACACATTCCCTACGACAATTCTACCGAGAATGCGACATCTACGGAACAGTCGATTTCATATTCGGAAACGCAAAGGTTGTTTTCCAAAACTGTAACCTCTATCCACGTCTTCCGATGACCGGACAATTCAACGCCATAACAGCACAAGGAAGAACAGATCCAAACCAAGACACAGGTACTTCAATCCACAACTGTACAATCAAAGCTTCCGACGATTTAGCTTCCAGCAATGGTACTGTTTCGACGTACCTAGGAAGACCATGGAAGGAATATTCTAGAACTGTTTACATGCAAACATTCATGGATAATGTTGTTGATAATTCTGGATGGCGTGCTTGGGATGGTGAATTTGCATTGAGTACTTTGTATTATGCTGAGTTTAATAACACTGGACCAGGGTCTAATACTGATGGAAGAGTGACATGGCAGGGTTATCATGTGATTAACGCTACTGATGCGGCTAATTTTACTGTGTCGAATTTCTTGCTTGGTGATAATTGGTTGCCTCAGACAGGGGTGTCTTATGCTAATAACTTGATTACTAATTAA